One genomic region from Salmonirosea aquatica encodes:
- a CDS encoding TonB-dependent receptor plug domain-containing protein has protein sequence MKYFCPSLSPLRSLALCLVIGLETTLPGLGQTVDTLSTNEKALDELVVTATRSERELGSLPLPVTVIPRQQIRQMGSLRLNDVLAEQTGLFMVNDHGTGVQIQGFNPDYTLILVDGEPLIGRTAGTLELSRVAVGNIKRIEIVKGPSSSLYGSEALAGVINIITQNPDRANSDLSVRYGANRTLDLSASAGFRRKRLGLQLFGNRYATQGYDLSPDTFGSTVAPFHNFTIQPKLTYQFSERTKLAVSQRIFGEIQQNSFAISEGGTSREVAGEGRVHDANTTATLTHRFDQHFRLQARTYFSQYRTESSLAYRTDGVMYDRTFFRQSFLRPELQADWSINAKNLFTGGIGHIAEGVEATRYTQPQRFGSYYAFAQYEYFPTNALQIILGGRFDAHSAYRNQFSPKLAVAYQLTDRLLLRGSAGVGFKAPDFRQLYLNFTNAVAGYSVFGSQELAAGLLRLQQQGQVAEVLSDPSAFGLLRPESSRAVNLGAQYRTTSGFGASVNLFRNDIRDLIETQAVAQKTNGQSVFSYLNLNRVFTQGGEVEASRRWEAGQSGLTLSAGYQYLEAKDKEVLEKIRNHTLFRRNPETLATERVPRADYGGLMGRSRHSANVKLFYQSPNGLSASLRGIYRGRYGFGDRNSNTILDSPDEYVRGYVLWHVSAAKTLGCLMLQAGVDNLLNFRNAAFIPSQPGRLGWLRLSATLTSRAPEKTPEP, from the coding sequence ATGAAGTACTTCTGCCCCTCTTTATCCCCCCTGCGCTCACTGGCCCTTTGCCTGGTAATTGGGCTGGAAACCACCCTACCCGGCCTTGGCCAGACCGTGGATACACTGTCTACGAACGAGAAAGCGCTGGACGAGCTGGTGGTGACGGCCACCCGCTCCGAACGCGAGCTGGGCAGCCTGCCCCTGCCGGTCACGGTGATTCCCCGGCAACAGATACGTCAGATGGGTTCCCTGCGGCTCAATGATGTGCTGGCCGAACAGACGGGGCTGTTCATGGTCAATGACCACGGTACCGGGGTGCAAATACAGGGGTTCAATCCCGACTACACGCTCATTCTGGTGGACGGTGAGCCGCTGATCGGCCGTACGGCAGGTACCCTGGAATTGTCGCGGGTGGCGGTAGGAAACATCAAGCGCATCGAAATCGTAAAGGGTCCGTCGTCGAGCCTGTATGGCTCGGAGGCCCTGGCGGGGGTCATCAACATCATCACCCAAAATCCCGACCGCGCCAATAGCGACCTATCGGTGCGTTACGGGGCCAACCGTACCCTCGACCTTTCGGCCAGTGCGGGATTCCGCCGAAAGCGGCTGGGTCTCCAGCTCTTCGGCAACCGGTACGCCACCCAAGGGTACGACCTTTCGCCCGATACCTTCGGCAGCACGGTGGCACCTTTCCACAACTTCACCATTCAACCCAAGCTGACCTACCAATTTTCTGAACGCACAAAGCTGGCGGTGAGCCAGCGCATTTTTGGAGAAATCCAGCAGAACAGTTTCGCGATCAGCGAAGGAGGTACCAGCCGGGAGGTAGCCGGGGAGGGCAGGGTACACGATGCCAATACCACCGCCACGCTGACCCACAGATTCGACCAGCATTTCCGATTGCAGGCCCGCACCTACTTTTCGCAGTACCGCACCGAGTCCAGTCTGGCCTACCGAACGGATGGCGTTATGTACGACCGGACTTTTTTCCGGCAGTCATTCCTCCGGCCCGAACTACAGGCCGACTGGAGCATCAACGCGAAGAATCTGTTTACGGGCGGTATCGGCCACATCGCCGAAGGCGTGGAAGCCACCCGGTACACGCAGCCGCAGCGGTTTGGCTCCTACTACGCTTTTGCCCAGTACGAATATTTTCCCACCAATGCCCTGCAGATCATTCTGGGCGGACGCTTCGACGCGCACAGCGCCTACCGCAACCAGTTTTCGCCCAAGCTGGCGGTAGCCTACCAGTTGACCGACCGGCTGCTCCTGCGTGGGTCGGCGGGGGTGGGGTTCAAAGCCCCGGACTTCCGGCAACTGTACCTGAACTTCACCAACGCCGTGGCGGGGTACAGTGTGTTCGGCTCGCAGGAACTGGCCGCCGGGCTGCTGCGCCTCCAGCAGCAGGGGCAAGTGGCGGAGGTACTGAGCGATCCTTCGGCCTTCGGCCTACTTCGGCCCGAAAGCTCACGGGCGGTCAATCTGGGAGCCCAATACCGGACAACGTCGGGCTTCGGGGCATCTGTGAATCTGTTTCGGAACGACATCCGCGACCTGATCGAAACCCAGGCCGTAGCCCAAAAAACCAATGGCCAGTCGGTGTTCAGCTACCTGAACCTCAACCGGGTATTCACCCAGGGAGGGGAAGTCGAGGCGTCGCGGCGGTGGGAAGCGGGACAGTCCGGGCTGACCCTGTCGGCGGGGTACCAGTACCTGGAGGCCAAAGACAAGGAGGTCTTGGAAAAGATCAGGAACCACACCCTCTTCCGGCGCAACCCCGAAACCCTGGCCACTGAGCGCGTACCGCGCGCCGACTACGGCGGGCTCATGGGGCGGTCGCGGCATTCGGCCAATGTCAAACTATTCTATCAATCCCCGAACGGATTGAGTGCCTCGCTGCGGGGCATCTACCGGGGGCGCTACGGCTTTGGCGACCGCAACAGCAACACCATTCTGGACAGCCCGGACGAGTACGTGCGCGGATATGTGCTGTGGCATGTTTCGGCGGCCAAGACACTCGGTTGCCTCATGTTACAAGCCGGTGTGGACAACCTGCTCAATTTCAGAAATGCCGCTTTCATTCCCAGTCAGCCGGGGCGGCTGGGCTGGCTGCGGTTGAGCGCGACGCTGACGTCCCGGGCACCCGAAAAAACGCCTGAACCCTGA
- a CDS encoding HmuY family protein, which produces MNLTKLSVAAACLTLSLVACDKSETIDTEPVKAETVKDIPADPPTGVDASGRPTSSGKYTFFSFQNGIVPSADSASMKWDLALKGTTLLTNGGASGPGQGGAVVLDGIFDETQALPASAAIQSDTKALPAIPTGSGKGWYSYDPQTHLITPTAGKVIVVRTADGKYAKMEILSYYKGAPTAPTQTSESSYYTLRYVYQPDGTPTFTN; this is translated from the coding sequence ATGAACCTGACCAAACTATCCGTTGCCGCCGCGTGCCTGACTCTTTCCCTGGTTGCCTGCGATAAGTCGGAAACTATTGACACAGAACCCGTCAAAGCCGAAACGGTGAAAGACATCCCGGCCGATCCCCCCACGGGGGTCGACGCCTCGGGCCGCCCTACCTCTTCGGGAAAATACACCTTTTTCAGCTTTCAGAACGGGATCGTGCCCTCCGCCGATTCCGCCTCGATGAAATGGGACCTGGCCCTGAAAGGTACCACCCTGCTCACCAATGGGGGTGCCTCCGGCCCCGGACAAGGGGGAGCGGTGGTGTTGGACGGTATTTTCGATGAAACCCAAGCCCTGCCCGCCAGCGCGGCCATTCAGTCGGATACCAAGGCTCTGCCGGCCATTCCCACGGGCTCGGGAAAAGGCTGGTACAGCTACGATCCCCAGACCCACCTGATCACACCCACGGCGGGCAAGGTCATCGTGGTGCGCACCGCGGACGGCAAGTACGCCAAAATGGAAATACTGAGCTATTACAAGGGTGCCCCGACGGCCCCAACCCAGACGAGCGAATCGAGCTACTACACACTGCGGTACGTCTACCAGCCCGATGGTACCCCTACTTTCACAAACTGA
- a CDS encoding heme/hemin ABC transporter substrate-binding protein: MNRILRAALLLMLPPGLALAVRAQHPPRIVSLDGTVSEIIYELGLASRLVGVDVTSTYPESLQKLPRVGHNRNIGTEGVLAQRPTLVLTTDQAGVKSPVLDQIRQAGVEVVSYKQEFSAAGARQLISEVAKTCRVPAKGEALIKRMDADLAQVKKASGQPKVLFIYARGAGTLFVAGSGTPVETMIELAGGRNAATGFADFKPLTAEALVVANPDVILLFDSGLESLSGAGGLLGIPGIAQTQAGKDRRFITMDGHLLTGFTPRLGKALAELARKIGSKEGSF; this comes from the coding sequence ATGAATCGAATCCTCCGCGCAGCGCTCCTGCTGATGCTGCCACCCGGCCTGGCGTTGGCCGTGCGGGCCCAGCACCCTCCCCGCATCGTCTCGCTCGATGGTACGGTAAGCGAAATAATCTACGAGCTGGGGCTGGCCTCCAGGCTGGTGGGTGTGGACGTGACCAGCACCTACCCCGAAAGCCTACAGAAGCTCCCCAGGGTGGGTCACAACCGCAATATCGGGACCGAAGGCGTATTGGCCCAGCGGCCTACCCTGGTGCTGACCACCGACCAGGCGGGTGTAAAATCGCCCGTCCTCGATCAGATCCGGCAGGCGGGTGTGGAGGTGGTTTCGTATAAGCAAGAGTTTTCGGCCGCCGGAGCGCGGCAGTTGATTTCGGAAGTGGCCAAAACCTGTAGGGTACCTGCCAAGGGGGAAGCGCTGATCAAGCGTATGGACGCCGATCTGGCGCAGGTCAAAAAAGCCAGTGGGCAACCGAAGGTACTGTTCATCTATGCCCGGGGGGCGGGTACCCTATTCGTGGCCGGGAGCGGTACGCCCGTCGAAACGATGATCGAGCTGGCGGGTGGCCGGAATGCCGCCACGGGGTTCGCCGATTTCAAACCCCTTACCGCCGAAGCGCTGGTAGTGGCCAATCCCGACGTGATCCTGCTGTTCGATAGCGGCCTGGAAAGTCTGAGTGGTGCGGGTGGCTTGCTCGGTATTCCGGGTATTGCCCAAACCCAGGCAGGTAAAGACAGACGCTTTATCACCATGGACGGCCATCTGCTCACGGGTTTTACGCCCCGATTGGGGAAAGCCCTGGCGGAACTGGCCCGCAAAATCGGTTCAAAAGAAGGCAGTTTTTAG
- a CDS encoding FecCD family ABC transporter permease: protein MAPKTAEPVPTRVVFGPVRNRWLYPLLVVLLFVTTVVSIGVGAVWISPDEVLAILGNQVGLRLPADEMKTSIMTVIRLPRVCLGLLIGSGIAVAGAAMQGLFRNPLADPGLIGISSGAMLAAVAMIVLKTALFDQMLGLLGYYALALASFVGACLTSLLVYRLARVAGRSVVTTMLLAGIAINALAGALTGLLTSMATDEQLRTITFWTLGSLGGATWTTVLALLPFVGVVLVGLPRLGGALNGLALGESQAQMLGVDLVHLKRWVIILAALSVGASVAVAGLIGFVGLVTPHLIRLVAGADHRRVLVGSALGGATVLTAADALARTVVAPAELPIGVLTALLGAPVFLWLLIGRRNAA, encoded by the coding sequence ATGGCCCCAAAAACCGCAGAACCTGTTCCCACCCGCGTCGTATTCGGCCCGGTACGGAACCGCTGGCTGTATCCGCTGCTGGTGGTGCTGCTGTTCGTAACGACCGTAGTTTCCATCGGAGTAGGAGCCGTCTGGATCTCGCCCGATGAGGTACTGGCCATTCTGGGCAATCAGGTAGGCCTGCGGCTCCCGGCCGACGAAATGAAGACGTCCATCATGACCGTGATCCGTCTGCCGCGTGTGTGCCTGGGGCTGTTGATCGGCTCCGGGATTGCAGTAGCGGGTGCGGCGATGCAGGGCTTGTTCCGAAATCCGCTGGCCGATCCCGGCCTGATCGGTATTTCGTCGGGCGCCATGCTGGCCGCTGTGGCGATGATCGTCTTGAAAACTGCCTTGTTCGACCAGATGCTGGGCCTTCTGGGCTACTATGCGCTCGCGCTGGCTTCCTTCGTCGGGGCCTGCCTGACTTCCCTGCTGGTGTACCGGCTGGCGCGGGTCGCGGGCCGGTCGGTGGTGACGACCATGCTACTGGCCGGGATTGCGATCAACGCGCTGGCCGGTGCACTGACCGGCCTGCTGACCTCCATGGCCACCGACGAGCAGTTGCGGACCATCACCTTCTGGACTTTGGGCAGCCTCGGCGGGGCCACCTGGACTACGGTGCTGGCGCTGCTTCCCTTTGTGGGTGTAGTGCTGGTAGGGCTCCCCCGGCTGGGCGGAGCGCTGAACGGCCTGGCGCTGGGTGAAAGCCAGGCCCAGATGCTGGGGGTGGATCTGGTTCACCTCAAACGCTGGGTGATCATCCTGGCCGCCCTTTCGGTGGGAGCTTCGGTGGCCGTGGCGGGTCTCATCGGTTTCGTGGGCCTGGTCACGCCCCACCTGATCAGGCTGGTGGCCGGAGCCGACCACCGTCGGGTACTCGTCGGTTCAGCGCTCGGTGGGGCCACCGTGCTGACGGCCGCCGATGCCCTGGCCCGGACGGTGGTTGCGCCCGCCGAACTACCCATCGGCGTGTTGACCGCATTGCTGGGGGCACCCGTATTTTTATGGCTATTGATTGGCCGAAGAAACGCCGCCTGA
- a CDS encoding heme ABC transporter ATP-binding protein, with product MAIDWPKKRRLTMLKADQLHYKIGARSLIRNVSLRVRPGELLAIVGPNGAGKSTLLKLCAGEIVPQAGTVTLNQQLLSRYTHRQLARVRAVLHQQNTLSFPFRVSELVLMGRYPHYDTQPDAHDYDVAEAALNSVGMGRFAGRYVATLSGGEQQRIHLARVLAQLWEVPDALLLLDEPTTGLDLLHQQQILATARQMAERGYAVVAVLHDLNMAAQYAHHLLMLKDGTTAATGSPREVLTAANVERVFDLPVQLIDSPLHDFPLIVPLPATNPIILF from the coding sequence ATGGCTATTGATTGGCCGAAGAAACGCCGCCTGACGATGCTGAAAGCCGACCAACTTCATTACAAAATCGGAGCCAGAAGCCTGATCCGCAACGTGTCGCTCCGTGTCAGGCCGGGCGAGCTGCTGGCTATTGTGGGGCCGAATGGCGCGGGCAAATCCACGCTCCTTAAGCTGTGCGCGGGAGAAATTGTGCCCCAGGCCGGGACGGTCACCCTGAACCAGCAACTCCTTTCCCGCTATACCCATCGGCAGCTGGCCCGGGTTCGGGCGGTACTCCATCAGCAAAACACCCTTTCGTTTCCGTTTCGGGTATCCGAACTGGTGCTCATGGGGCGCTACCCGCACTACGACACCCAGCCCGATGCCCACGATTACGACGTAGCGGAGGCGGCCCTGAATTCAGTAGGCATGGGACGTTTCGCCGGTCGATATGTGGCTACCCTGTCGGGCGGTGAGCAGCAGCGGATACACCTGGCCCGTGTCCTGGCGCAGCTTTGGGAGGTTCCCGATGCCCTGCTGCTACTGGACGAACCGACCACGGGTCTGGATTTGCTCCATCAACAGCAGATCCTGGCTACTGCGCGGCAAATGGCCGAGCGCGGCTACGCCGTAGTGGCCGTACTGCACGACCTGAACATGGCCGCCCAATACGCCCACCACCTACTGATGCTGAAAGACGGCACCACTGCCGCCACAGGTTCCCCCCGGGAGGTGTTGACAGCAGCCAATGTGGAGCGCGTTTTCGACCTGCCCGTACAGCTGATCGACAGTCCTTTGCACGATTTTCCGTTGATCGTTCCACTCCCTGCCACGAATCCTATCATTTTGTTTTAA
- a CDS encoding hemin-degrading factor has translation MALTRNDALVHERKGIYQKVSFNKHVGLVLGPDIDLRLFMSRWQWGFAVSENGRNSLQFFDSHGEAVHKIYLTDQSDKTTYEALVDRFCEENQFLELAITPAPEPAVDPPDEAIDVAAFQQGWLNMTDTHEFFGLLHQYGVGRRQGLRLAPDGHARLLSMEVLKQIFATIAEREVPIMVFVSNPGCIQIHSGPVKKLVQMGPWYNVLDPQFNLHLNETLVDQVWLTKKPTADGIVTGVELFDKNGQNLALVFGERKPGRAELESWRSVIADVVGHD, from the coding sequence ATGGCCCTGACGCGCAACGACGCCCTGGTACACGAGCGCAAGGGTATTTACCAAAAGGTATCGTTCAATAAGCACGTAGGGCTGGTACTGGGGCCAGACATCGACCTGCGGCTGTTCATGAGCCGCTGGCAATGGGGCTTCGCCGTGAGCGAAAACGGCCGTAACAGCCTGCAGTTTTTCGACTCCCACGGCGAGGCTGTCCACAAGATCTACCTGACCGACCAATCGGACAAAACGACCTATGAGGCCCTGGTAGATCGGTTTTGCGAAGAAAATCAGTTTTTGGAATTAGCCATAACGCCCGCGCCGGAACCGGCTGTCGACCCGCCCGACGAGGCGATCGACGTGGCGGCTTTTCAGCAGGGCTGGCTCAACATGACGGATACACACGAGTTTTTTGGACTTTTACATCAATATGGTGTTGGCAGGCGGCAGGGGCTGCGGCTGGCCCCGGATGGGCACGCCCGGCTTTTGTCGATGGAGGTACTTAAGCAGATTTTCGCTACCATCGCCGAACGGGAGGTACCCATTATGGTTTTTGTCTCGAATCCCGGTTGTATTCAAATCCACTCCGGGCCCGTAAAAAAACTCGTGCAGATGGGCCCATGGTACAACGTGCTGGACCCACAGTTCAACCTACACCTGAACGAAACCCTGGTGGATCAGGTCTGGCTTACTAAGAAACCCACCGCCGACGGCATCGTGACGGGTGTGGAACTATTCGACAAAAACGGCCAGAACCTGGCCCTGGTCTTCGGCGAACGTAAGCCCGGCAGGGCCGAACTGGAAAGCTGGCGGTCGGTCATTGCCGACGTGGTCGGACACGATTGA
- a CDS encoding TonB-dependent receptor family protein, protein MKRIYLVLYILALVLPALAQENPVRTLTLDSVTVEGLRNRTDLLHLAPVQNTYLFSGKKNEVIELTRKDVALTEKYGRQIFAKVPGVFVYDMDGTGNQVNIATRGLDPHRGWEFNIRKDGVLTNSDMYGYPASHYNIPMEAVERIELVRGTGSLQYGAQFGGMLSYVSKQPDPDRPLAFESVNTVGSYGLVSTYNSLSGTVRKFRYSVWANKKKLDGYRQNSRSNYDAENVSLFYDVSKDLHLKLEWTHSNYLIQLAGPLTDAMFRQDPQAATRSRNYYNPDIHVPSFTLDWNLGDHTQLKLTTSAVLGSRGSVLFDKPATVADTINPSTLQYSNRQVDLDQYHSYTTELRLQHSYPLFHRRSTLVGGVQYMNNDLHRRQMGRGTTGTDYDLTLVSPGWGRDLHFKTRNLALFAENRWALFKGFSLNTGLRVETGQSDMRGTITYYPANELPTTIRHRFPLLGVNAEYNLNKALNLYGGWSQAYRPVIFKDIVPGSVYEATDKNLKDAYGYNLEAGVRGKWQNLSWDVTAFRLVYNNRLGTLASTDAAGNLTVLRTNTGDSHTHGLEMLVQGDFRLGAKSTLNVFTATSFMDARYRNARVKSGQDNVRVDGNKVESVPNCISRNGATFQFSFFSLTALYSYTADSFADALNAVEPSPSGATGLVSAYHLFDLNISLNLSKRLRLQLNGNNLFDAHYFTKRPQFYPGPGIWPSDGRTLSATVAVKL, encoded by the coding sequence ATGAAAAGAATTTACCTTGTTTTGTACATTCTTGCCCTCGTGCTTCCGGCCCTGGCTCAAGAAAACCCCGTCCGTACCCTTACGCTGGACTCCGTCACCGTCGAGGGCCTTCGCAACCGGACCGACCTTTTGCACCTGGCTCCGGTTCAAAACACCTATTTGTTCTCAGGCAAGAAAAACGAGGTCATCGAGCTCACCCGCAAGGATGTGGCCCTGACCGAAAAGTACGGACGGCAGATCTTCGCCAAGGTACCCGGCGTGTTCGTCTACGACATGGACGGCACGGGAAACCAGGTCAACATAGCCACGCGCGGCCTCGACCCGCACCGGGGCTGGGAGTTCAACATCCGCAAGGACGGTGTCCTGACCAACTCGGACATGTACGGCTATCCGGCCAGCCATTACAACATCCCCATGGAGGCCGTCGAGCGGATCGAACTGGTGCGTGGTACCGGCTCATTGCAGTACGGCGCCCAGTTTGGCGGCATGCTCAGCTACGTCAGCAAGCAACCCGATCCCGATCGCCCGCTGGCTTTCGAATCGGTCAACACCGTCGGGTCGTACGGACTGGTGAGCACTTACAACTCCCTGTCGGGAACGGTGAGAAAATTCCGGTACTCGGTATGGGCCAACAAAAAGAAGCTGGACGGCTACCGGCAAAACAGCCGCTCGAACTACGACGCCGAAAACGTTTCATTATTCTACGATGTGTCCAAAGACCTGCACCTCAAACTGGAATGGACCCACTCCAACTACCTCATCCAGCTGGCGGGCCCGCTGACCGACGCCATGTTCCGGCAAGACCCGCAGGCTGCCACCCGTAGCCGTAACTACTATAATCCCGACATCCACGTACCCTCCTTCACCCTCGACTGGAACCTGGGCGACCACACCCAGCTGAAGCTGACGACCTCCGCCGTGCTGGGCTCGCGCGGCAGCGTCCTGTTCGACAAGCCGGCTACCGTGGCCGATACCATCAACCCCTCCACGCTGCAGTACAGCAACCGGCAGGTGGACCTCGACCAATACCATAGCTACACCACCGAACTGCGCCTGCAGCATTCCTACCCGCTCTTCCACCGCCGCAGCACGCTCGTCGGGGGAGTACAGTACATGAACAATGACCTGCACCGTCGGCAGATGGGCCGGGGTACCACGGGCACCGACTACGACCTGACGCTCGTGTCGCCCGGCTGGGGGCGGGACCTGCACTTCAAGACCAGGAACCTGGCCCTGTTTGCCGAAAACCGCTGGGCGCTCTTCAAGGGTTTCTCACTCAATACGGGCCTCCGCGTCGAGACGGGACAAAGCGACATGCGGGGTACGATCACCTACTACCCCGCCAATGAACTGCCCACCACCATCCGCCACCGCTTCCCGCTGCTGGGGGTCAACGCGGAATACAACCTCAACAAAGCCTTGAACCTGTACGGCGGCTGGTCGCAGGCCTACCGCCCGGTGATCTTCAAGGACATCGTCCCCGGCTCGGTCTACGAGGCTACCGACAAAAACCTGAAGGACGCCTACGGCTACAATCTGGAAGCGGGCGTGCGGGGCAAATGGCAGAACCTGAGCTGGGACGTGACGGCCTTCCGCCTGGTCTACAACAACCGGCTGGGCACGCTGGCCTCGACCGACGCGGCGGGCAACCTGACGGTCTTGCGTACCAACACGGGTGACTCGCACACCCATGGCCTGGAGATGCTGGTGCAGGGCGATTTCCGGCTGGGGGCCAAAAGTACGCTGAATGTGTTCACGGCCACCTCGTTCATGGATGCCCGCTACCGGAACGCCCGGGTCAAGTCGGGCCAGGACAACGTGCGGGTGGATGGTAACAAGGTGGAAAGTGTACCGAACTGTATTTCCCGCAACGGGGCCACTTTCCAGTTTTCGTTTTTCAGCCTGACGGCCCTGTACAGCTACACGGCCGACAGTTTTGCCGATGCGCTCAATGCCGTGGAACCTTCACCCAGCGGCGCCACCGGACTGGTATCGGCCTACCATTTGTTTGATCTGAACATTTCGCTGAACCTGAGTAAACGCCTGCGCCTGCAGCTGAACGGCAACAACCTGTTCGACGCGCACTATTTCACCAAGCGCCCCCAGTTCTATCCGGGACCGGGCATCTGGCCTTCCGATGGCCGCACGCTGTCGGCCACGGTGGCCGTCAAGCTGTGA
- a CDS encoding helix-turn-helix domain-containing protein, translated as MDQRQTVRIKTISEFHRLRGLPQPQHPLISVIDYSEVVRPANISETNWVFDFYQISLKRGMNAKMKYGQQHYDFDGGIMFFSSPNQVFRIEPEPTHEKRSGWMLLLHPDFLWNTWLAKTIKQYGFFDYTVNEALFLSDKEEKTINNIIGNINQEYRTNIDKFSKQIIISHIGTLLNYSLRFYNRQFITREKSNQQILERLEKLLVDYFNSDDLASRGLPTVQYVAGTLNVSQKYLSSLLKAITGQSTQQHIHDKLLEKAKEKLSTTNLSVSEIAYGLGFEHLQSFSKLFKAKEKLSPLVFRRSFN; from the coding sequence ATGGACCAACGGCAAACGGTAAGAATAAAAACCATTAGTGAATTTCACCGCTTGCGTGGATTACCCCAACCGCAGCACCCGCTCATCAGTGTGATTGATTACAGCGAAGTTGTGAGGCCTGCAAATATCAGTGAGACGAATTGGGTATTTGATTTCTATCAAATTTCCCTGAAAAGAGGCATGAATGCTAAAATGAAATACGGTCAGCAGCATTACGATTTTGACGGGGGTATAATGTTTTTTAGTTCACCGAATCAGGTTTTCAGAATAGAACCAGAACCTACACATGAAAAGCGCTCAGGCTGGATGTTGCTTTTGCACCCCGATTTCCTTTGGAATACATGGCTTGCAAAAACAATCAAGCAATACGGGTTTTTTGATTATACAGTCAATGAAGCTTTATTCTTATCGGACAAAGAAGAAAAGACCATTAACAACATCATTGGAAACATCAATCAGGAATACCGCACCAATATTGATAAGTTCAGCAAACAGATTATCATCTCTCACATAGGAACACTACTAAACTATTCCCTGCGTTTTTACAATCGTCAATTCATAACAAGAGAGAAATCCAATCAGCAGATTTTGGAACGTTTGGAAAAATTACTTGTCGACTATTTCAACAGCGATGATTTGGCTTCAAGGGGTTTGCCAACAGTTCAATATGTTGCCGGCACATTGAACGTATCACAAAAGTACCTAAGCAGTCTGCTAAAAGCGATTACCGGACAAAGCACACAGCAGCACATCCACGACAAACTACTTGAAAAAGCAAAAGAGAAACTATCCACGACGAACCTTTCCGTGAGCGAAATTGCCTATGGACTGGGTTTTGAACATTTACAATCGTTCAGCAAGCTCTTCAAAGCAAAAGAGAAACTTTCACCCTTGGTGTTCAGGCGGTCGTTCAACTGA